A region of Fibrobacter succinogenes subsp. succinogenes S85 DNA encodes the following proteins:
- a CDS encoding ABC transporter permease: MKLRLSTETLNRLKRFRKNKRAFWSLVILVVAYLLSLTSPWTVNDEPFYLRYNGKSYFPAFARYSEADFGGEYKTEQDYAKLFADVEECKQDEEDGFPRAGGCPEMWTFMPPVPHDPLKADLSEEGTPPFAPSAKHWLGTDSNGRDVLSRLIHGFRICISFSLLLTVLGTFLGIVIGGIQGYLGKFWDTGMQRMIEIWSSLPMLYVVILIGSIYGRSFWLLILIMAAFNWLSLSYYMRAEFLKLRSMTYVMSAKVLGLGHRHIFFKEILPNAMTPVVTLFPFTLIGGIGSLTSLDFLGFGLQPPTPSWGELMSQGLNNLYAPWISVSTVVALFVTLLLTTFVGEGVRDAMDPKSGDRYV, from the coding sequence ATGAAACTTAGACTTTCGACAGAAACTTTGAATCGCTTAAAGCGCTTCCGCAAGAACAAGCGCGCCTTTTGGTCGCTTGTGATTCTGGTTGTGGCGTACTTGCTTTCGCTCACGAGCCCGTGGACGGTAAATGACGAGCCGTTCTATTTGCGTTACAACGGCAAGAGCTATTTTCCGGCGTTTGCGCGTTACAGCGAAGCGGACTTTGGCGGCGAATACAAGACGGAGCAGGATTACGCAAAGCTTTTTGCAGATGTCGAAGAATGTAAGCAGGATGAAGAAGACGGATTCCCGCGTGCTGGAGGCTGCCCCGAGATGTGGACGTTCATGCCGCCAGTGCCGCACGATCCGCTGAAGGCGGATCTGAGCGAGGAGGGAACCCCTCCATTTGCGCCGAGCGCAAAGCACTGGCTCGGGACCGATAGCAATGGGCGCGATGTTCTTTCGCGCTTGATTCACGGGTTCCGCATTTGCATCAGCTTTAGCTTGCTCTTGACCGTGCTTGGTACGTTCCTCGGCATTGTCATTGGCGGTATTCAGGGCTATCTCGGGAAGTTCTGGGATACGGGCATGCAGCGTATGATTGAAATCTGGTCGTCGCTCCCGATGCTTTACGTGGTGATTCTCATTGGCAGTATTTACGGCCGCAGTTTCTGGCTTTTGATTTTGATTATGGCGGCGTTTAACTGGCTTTCGCTCAGCTATTACATGCGTGCGGAATTCCTGAAGCTCCGCAGCATGACTTACGTGATGTCTGCGAAGGTGCTTGGACTCGGGCATCGCCATATCTTTTTCAAGGAAATCTTGCCGAACGCAATGACTCCCGTGGTGACGCTTTTCCCGTTCACGCTCATTGGTGGAATTGGGAGCCTCACGTCGCTCGACTTCTTGGGCTTTGGACTCCAGCCACCGACGCCGAGCTGGGGCGAACTCATGAGCCAGGGACTCAACAACCTCTACGCTCCGTGGATTTCCGTGAGCACTGTTGTTGCGTTGTTTGTGACGCTCCTCCTTACGACGTTTGTCGGCGAAGGCGTGCGAGATGCTATGGACCCGAAGTCGGGAGATAGATATGTTTAG
- a CDS encoding exo-beta-N-acetylmuramidase NamZ family protein, with protein sequence MVTLALSHFEKSFPVVLRGKRLGAVLHPASVCADLSYTLDLLKDLDGKLFKLSALFGPQHGIKGHTQDNMIEWEGYEDPELHIPVYSLYGEHREPTAEMLSHVDAMLVDLQDVGARYYTFIWTLFLCMKACEKAGIPVVVVDRPNPINCVDEEGPVLDLNYTSFVGLHSIRTRHAKTIGELAEQFKAERFPKCELYVMHMDGYDKRMWFDETGLPWILPSPNMPTLDTAIVYPGMCLFEATNVSEGRGTTRPFEIFGAPFIDAVKLCKYMNGLKLPGVYFRENYFQPTFHKGAGQICGGAQIHVTDRNKFRSFEMAVKLLQYIFNEYPKDFAWKQPPYEYEFHKLPIDILLGNGTFRKEFIESSI encoded by the coding sequence ATGGTTACGTTAGCTCTTTCTCATTTTGAAAAAAGTTTCCCGGTGGTACTTCGTGGTAAGCGCCTGGGTGCGGTTCTCCATCCGGCTTCGGTCTGTGCCGATTTGAGTTATACGCTTGACTTGCTCAAGGATTTGGACGGCAAGCTCTTTAAGCTATCGGCTTTGTTTGGCCCGCAGCACGGCATCAAGGGACACACGCAAGACAACATGATTGAATGGGAAGGCTACGAAGACCCGGAATTGCATATTCCGGTTTACAGCCTTTACGGCGAACATCGCGAACCGACGGCAGAAATGCTTTCGCACGTGGATGCTATGCTTGTGGATTTGCAGGATGTGGGGGCGCGTTACTACACGTTCATCTGGACGCTTTTCCTCTGCATGAAGGCTTGCGAGAAGGCGGGAATCCCGGTGGTCGTGGTGGACCGCCCGAATCCGATTAACTGCGTGGACGAAGAAGGCCCGGTGCTCGACCTCAATTACACGAGCTTTGTTGGGCTTCATAGCATTCGTACGCGCCATGCCAAGACGATTGGTGAACTTGCCGAACAGTTCAAGGCCGAACGATTCCCGAAGTGCGAACTTTACGTGATGCACATGGATGGTTACGATAAGCGCATGTGGTTCGATGAAACGGGACTCCCGTGGATTTTGCCGAGCCCGAACATGCCGACGCTTGATACTGCAATTGTGTATCCGGGTATGTGTTTGTTTGAGGCGACCAACGTGAGCGAAGGCCGTGGCACGACGCGTCCGTTCGAAATTTTTGGTGCGCCGTTTATCGATGCGGTCAAGCTTTGCAAGTACATGAACGGGCTTAAGCTTCCGGGCGTGTATTTCCGCGAAAACTACTTCCAGCCGACGTTCCACAAGGGTGCGGGGCAGATTTGTGGCGGTGCGCAGATTCACGTGACGGACCGTAACAAGTTCCGCAGTTTTGAGATGGCGGTGAAGCTGTTGCAGTACATCTTCAACGAATACCCGAAGGATTTTGCGTGGAAACAGCCTCCGTACGAGTACGAGTTCCACAAGCTGCCGATTGATATTTTGCTTGGTAACGGAACGTTCCGCAAGGAATTTATCGAGTCGAGTATTTAA
- a CDS encoding TIGR04133 family radical SAM/SPASM protein, with the protein MHLGIKKFLALEAHRLYRHSQIKDHPLTYLFWECTLRCNLHCLHCGSDCVADAIPDMPREDFMRVLDGVSPHVDPSNFIVVITGGEPLMRADLEEIGKDIKARGYPWGMVTNGLALNPERYTKLMNAGLRALTISLDGLEENHNHFRGNAHSFERAVRAINMASHTDGITFDVMTCVNRKNLKELPKIYNLLLNLGVKRWRVSNVFAKGRAKDNPLFQLTNQEFRQVFEFIREAKKQNLMNVNYDCEGFLGSYEKAVRDNPFFCWAGVNIASVLCDGSISACPSLRGDYIQGNIYKDDLWDVWQNRYQVMRDRSWAKIGDCKTCKYWRYCEGSSLHLRDERTKELAYCHVKRLEAAGV; encoded by the coding sequence ATGCATCTCGGTATTAAAAAGTTTCTTGCGCTTGAAGCGCATCGCCTTTATCGTCATAGCCAGATTAAGGATCATCCCCTGACGTACCTCTTTTGGGAATGTACGTTGCGTTGCAATTTACATTGCTTGCATTGCGGGAGCGATTGTGTTGCCGATGCGATTCCGGACATGCCTCGTGAAGATTTTATGCGAGTTTTGGATGGCGTTTCGCCACATGTCGATCCTAGCAATTTTATTGTGGTGATTACTGGCGGTGAACCCTTAATGCGAGCCGATCTTGAAGAAATCGGCAAAGATATTAAAGCGCGTGGATACCCTTGGGGCATGGTGACGAATGGACTGGCTTTAAATCCAGAACGTTATACGAAACTCATGAATGCAGGGTTGCGTGCGTTGACGATTAGCCTTGATGGCCTTGAAGAAAATCATAACCATTTCCGCGGCAATGCGCACAGCTTCGAACGTGCGGTGCGTGCCATCAACATGGCCTCACATACGGACGGCATTACGTTTGACGTGATGACTTGCGTGAATCGCAAGAACCTTAAGGAATTGCCCAAGATTTATAACTTGCTTTTAAATCTAGGCGTCAAGCGTTGGCGTGTTTCGAATGTATTTGCGAAAGGCCGTGCAAAAGACAATCCGCTGTTCCAGCTTACGAATCAAGAATTTCGTCAAGTATTTGAATTTATTCGTGAAGCCAAGAAGCAAAATCTCATGAATGTGAACTACGATTGCGAAGGTTTTCTCGGCAGTTACGAAAAGGCCGTTCGCGATAATCCGTTCTTTTGCTGGGCGGGCGTCAATATTGCGTCGGTGCTGTGCGATGGAAGCATTTCGGCATGCCCGAGCTTGCGTGGGGATTACATTCAAGGGAATATCTACAAGGATGACTTGTGGGATGTATGGCAGAACCGCTATCAGGTGATGCGCGACCGCAGCTGGGCGAAAATTGGTGACTGCAAAACTTGCAAGTATTGGCGCTATTGCGAGGGCTCCAGCCTGCATTTGCGTGACGAGCGGACAAAAGAACTTGCATATTGCCATGTGAAACGGCTTGAAGCGGCTGGCGTTTAA
- a CDS encoding BamA/TamA family outer membrane protein has product MMRLVTLLVLVGVLSVPALAKKSDEAVQDTSSGSMSFTEVIAWPFIHVIQPFFSSLVYPIAAPLHYAIENGVADKAVDLITFGEKRNIFIYPVFNLKPGSSTMIGLCYRHRNLFYQNDYAVFEGHYYANSDFDVKMRYSKQSLFGKKLYGLVNLNIYMDRDNGFTLPVTKESFKQADTTINAGLRFGFPITESRNLNFSFGSELVYHLADFTDTKDSVLDHPKFPIEDRGLYQGHFEIPFYVNLVFDNLDFPYAPSKGQRLSLSASYVLTSHYSGITADDMSIVGLHRSSALKDGGKNHDYVSVDAFYQIYFFIGRADKYVLSAKEGRKTRKFYTDFSLNEVLRVWRPENLVETLFEHRVFAFQLRFQGMWEMEKGGAPYSAFPSLNARFPLRGYTGAWVAPFVLGLSTEYRWPVDRLVDGVVFNEYAMISDKINSWSKDHLYNSWGFGVRVRKPDMYLFRVQFAFHSWHGLSLILTIAPEFR; this is encoded by the coding sequence ATGATGCGTTTGGTGACATTACTGGTGCTTGTGGGCGTGTTGAGTGTGCCTGCACTTGCGAAGAAGTCTGACGAAGCTGTTCAGGATACTTCTTCGGGTTCAATGTCGTTTACCGAAGTCATTGCGTGGCCATTCATCCATGTCATCCAACCTTTTTTTAGTTCACTTGTCTACCCGATTGCGGCACCATTACATTATGCAATTGAAAATGGAGTTGCAGACAAGGCGGTGGACCTGATTACTTTTGGTGAAAAACGCAACATTTTTATTTATCCGGTTTTTAATCTGAAGCCCGGCAGCTCGACTATGATCGGTCTATGCTACCGACACCGGAACTTGTTTTATCAGAACGATTACGCTGTTTTTGAAGGCCATTACTACGCCAATAGCGATTTTGATGTGAAAATGCGCTATTCTAAGCAGTCGTTGTTTGGTAAGAAATTGTACGGTCTGGTAAACCTGAATATTTATATGGATCGTGATAACGGATTTACTTTGCCTGTGACGAAGGAGTCGTTCAAACAAGCGGATACGACGATTAATGCAGGTCTCCGGTTCGGTTTCCCGATTACAGAATCAAGAAACCTCAACTTTAGTTTTGGCTCAGAACTTGTTTATCATTTGGCGGATTTCACGGATACGAAGGATTCGGTGCTGGATCACCCGAAGTTCCCGATTGAGGATCGAGGATTGTATCAAGGCCACTTTGAAATTCCGTTTTACGTGAACCTGGTCTTTGATAATTTGGATTTCCCATATGCTCCGTCAAAAGGCCAACGTTTAAGTTTGAGTGCCTCGTATGTGCTGACAAGTCATTATAGCGGGATAACTGCCGATGATATGTCTATTGTGGGGTTACACCGTTCTAGTGCGTTGAAAGATGGTGGCAAAAATCACGATTATGTGAGTGTTGACGCTTTTTACCAGATTTATTTCTTTATTGGTCGGGCTGACAAATATGTGTTGTCTGCAAAAGAAGGCCGCAAGACAAGAAAGTTCTATACAGACTTTTCTTTGAATGAAGTATTACGCGTGTGGCGCCCGGAAAATCTCGTGGAAACGCTTTTTGAACATCGCGTGTTTGCGTTCCAGCTCCGTTTCCAGGGAATGTGGGAAATGGAAAAGGGTGGCGCTCCATATTCGGCTTTTCCGTCGTTGAATGCGAGGTTCCCATTACGTGGCTATACGGGGGCATGGGTGGCTCCATTCGTGCTAGGTCTTTCAACAGAATACCGTTGGCCGGTGGACCGTCTTGTAGATGGTGTTGTTTTTAATGAATATGCCATGATTAGTGACAAGATAAATAGTTGGTCGAAGGACCATCTCTATAACTCGTGGGGATTCGGTGTTCGCGTCCGCAAGCCGGATATGTATCTGTTCCGTGTGCAGTTTGCTTTCCATAGTTGGCACGGATTGAGCCTCATCTTGACGATTGCTCCGGAATTCAGGTAA
- a CDS encoding efflux RND transporter permease subunit: MMFSLFAKIIKKLAAYPKIILTVFLAVGILSIYPIMHLRWDLQLQDTITSAREPSNVQKIEDEFGGLGSLIVILQSEDSSANYQIAKNLAQKMQQSPAVHFADFETDIEFYKKNKFLYASENDIDIMVHRIEKLKHDYIMKNNPLFIDLKSAIDSITQTTSEQREQLLSDLEKKYFDKLAVSHSNKTGTIRIVEIYPTHSISDLQANRNLFYEVSNQLKNEKTPSDFQVYFAGKVYESIQTGKRLLPEAKMVGCVTAGLILLLLILNFFRQPQLIFISALPIATPIFTTMACSYMFYGRINLFTLLLAIVLPGQALQIINHVLNRYFLEREQNLSPQLCIESALLGIGPSTAVSSFAFATLFASLILIPLPGLQELGVLGSTGCILNWAITLLFSAALLQVTQRKKPFSIRHSQIHPEYKISMLSNRLNWTIFSIIIAASLVGLYIGGTRIHIRNDFSATEINYKDATIDSLIAETGFMNKTPVIVMLPESAESENLLERFTELKNNGELSTVNSLFTLAQFSPNLQQKKMEKLRQLHSLVTKEFREALSKSELENLEKVEQALEFDEADDFEPPEYIAKKFRDKHGKQGRFAFIFTDIKENFGSECVKLHKELHQIEGIDNGKYLVAGIPITRAIFLDRITNNISRPLQVGGILVFLFMLVYYNRFSRALFTALPSVFAASWFLAALNAFDVKISAYSALAFPILIGASVDGSLQFFSAYYEKQTGTALTILRDKFFTIFLSQMAAFIGTYGMLVSSHPGLRSMGYVSLTGLICIFISQFTIFPLIAGSLDQYRLRQKRKKEAKDENAF; encoded by the coding sequence ATGATGTTTTCTCTTTTTGCAAAAATTATCAAAAAATTGGCGGCTTACCCGAAGATTATCCTAACGGTTTTTCTGGCGGTAGGTATTTTGAGCATTTACCCCATCATGCATTTGCGATGGGATTTACAGTTACAAGACACGATTACGAGTGCGCGAGAACCGAGCAACGTCCAGAAAATTGAAGACGAATTCGGTGGGCTTGGAAGCCTCATCGTCATCTTGCAATCGGAGGATTCGAGTGCGAACTACCAAATCGCCAAAAACCTCGCACAAAAGATGCAGCAGAGTCCGGCAGTCCATTTTGCCGACTTCGAGACCGACATTGAATTTTACAAGAAGAACAAGTTCTTGTACGCCAGTGAAAACGACATTGACATCATGGTGCATCGCATTGAAAAGCTCAAGCACGACTACATCATGAAGAACAACCCGCTGTTCATTGACCTCAAGAGTGCGATTGATTCCATCACGCAGACGACTTCGGAACAGCGCGAACAGCTTTTAAGCGACCTCGAAAAGAAGTATTTTGACAAGCTCGCCGTGAGCCACTCCAACAAAACCGGGACCATCCGTATCGTTGAAATTTACCCGACGCATTCGATCTCGGATTTGCAGGCAAACAGGAACCTTTTCTACGAAGTTTCAAATCAGTTGAAAAATGAAAAAACACCTAGCGATTTCCAGGTGTATTTTGCAGGAAAGGTCTACGAATCCATCCAGACCGGCAAGCGGCTTCTGCCCGAAGCAAAGATGGTGGGCTGCGTCACAGCGGGTCTGATTCTTCTGCTTCTGATTCTCAACTTCTTTAGGCAGCCGCAATTGATTTTTATTTCAGCTCTGCCAATTGCAACACCGATTTTTACGACGATGGCGTGTTCGTATATGTTCTACGGACGCATTAACTTGTTTACGCTTTTGCTTGCAATTGTGCTCCCGGGACAAGCTCTGCAGATTATCAACCACGTTCTGAACCGATACTTTTTGGAACGCGAGCAGAACTTGAGCCCACAACTTTGCATTGAAAGTGCGCTCCTTGGCATCGGGCCCTCGACCGCCGTTTCGAGTTTTGCATTTGCAACATTGTTCGCTAGTTTGATTTTGATTCCGCTGCCAGGACTCCAGGAACTGGGCGTTCTCGGTTCAACGGGCTGCATTTTGAACTGGGCCATTACGCTCCTTTTCTCGGCTGCACTTTTGCAGGTCACGCAACGCAAAAAACCGTTCTCGATTAGACACTCGCAAATTCACCCTGAGTACAAGATTTCAATGCTTTCAAATCGTTTGAACTGGACGATTTTCTCGATTATCATCGCGGCAAGTCTCGTTGGGCTTTACATCGGCGGTACTCGCATCCACATCCGCAACGACTTTTCGGCTACAGAAATCAACTACAAGGACGCAACGATTGATTCCCTAATTGCAGAGACGGGATTCATGAACAAGACGCCCGTCATCGTGATGCTCCCGGAAAGTGCCGAAAGCGAGAACCTGCTGGAACGATTCACCGAGCTCAAAAACAACGGCGAACTTTCAACCGTCAACTCGCTGTTTACGCTTGCACAGTTTTCCCCCAACTTGCAACAGAAGAAAATGGAAAAGCTCCGCCAGTTGCACAGCTTGGTCACTAAGGAATTTCGTGAAGCGCTCTCCAAGAGCGAACTTGAAAATCTTGAAAAGGTGGAACAGGCGCTTGAATTTGACGAAGCCGATGACTTTGAGCCACCTGAGTATATCGCCAAGAAGTTCCGCGACAAGCACGGCAAGCAAGGCCGCTTTGCGTTCATCTTTACCGACATCAAGGAAAACTTTGGCAGCGAATGCGTAAAATTGCACAAAGAACTCCACCAGATTGAAGGTATCGACAACGGGAAATACTTGGTGGCAGGCATCCCGATTACTCGCGCTATTTTCTTGGATAGGATTACAAATAATATCAGTAGACCATTGCAAGTGGGTGGTATTTTAGTGTTTCTGTTCATGCTCGTTTATTATAACCGCTTTAGCCGCGCCTTGTTTACCGCACTTCCGTCTGTATTTGCAGCAAGCTGGTTCCTCGCAGCGCTCAACGCATTTGACGTGAAGATTTCAGCATACAGCGCACTCGCCTTCCCGATTTTGATTGGAGCAAGCGTCGATGGCTCCCTCCAGTTTTTCTCGGCTTATTACGAGAAGCAAACAGGGACCGCGCTCACAATCCTTAGGGACAAGTTCTTTACGATTTTTCTCTCGCAGATGGCCGCCTTCATCGGTACATACGGCATGCTCGTTTCGTCCCACCCGGGGCTTCGCAGCATGGGCTACGTCTCGTTGACAGGCCTTATCTGCATATTCATTTCCCAATTCACCATCTTCCCCCTCATCGCAGGATCGCTCGACCAATACCGTCTGAGACAGAAAAGGAAAAAGGAAGCTAAAGATGAAAACGCTTTCTGA
- a CDS encoding pyridoxal phosphate-dependent aminotransferase: protein MKTLSDRTQNIAASLTVAIDTMAKQMIADGKDVVSLGAGEPDFGTPTPIQDAAIDAIRAGKTRYTAPVGILDVRKAVAKKLEEENGLHYNASQIIMTSGAKHAVFNALAALINPGDEVIIPAPYWVTYPELVKWLGGTPVFVEAGIEKNFKIDAEDLRKACTPRTKAILLNNPCNPTGAVYSKRELEALAKEIVAQDIYCISDEVYEYFVYDTEFTSAAVFPGMAERTIVINGFSKSHCMTGWRIGYDAAPAPIAKIIGKIQGQATHHPSNVAQYAALGALNMDKSNVHAMQAAFRKRRAYMLERTSFLSTKPRAPEGAFYLFAPVSDYYGKKTPDGKVIAGSIDFCSALLESKGLAIVPGAAFGDDTCVRFSYAASDENLAKACDRFEAFVKELS from the coding sequence ATGAAAACGCTTTCTGATAGAACTCAAAATATTGCAGCATCGCTCACCGTCGCCATCGACACAATGGCAAAACAGATGATCGCAGACGGCAAGGACGTCGTGAGTCTCGGCGCAGGCGAACCCGACTTTGGAACGCCCACCCCCATTCAAGATGCGGCAATTGATGCTATCCGCGCAGGCAAGACGCGCTATACTGCACCTGTCGGGATTCTTGATGTGCGCAAGGCTGTTGCAAAGAAATTGGAAGAAGAAAACGGACTCCATTACAATGCATCGCAAATCATCATGACGAGCGGTGCAAAGCACGCCGTGTTCAACGCTCTCGCCGCCCTCATCAATCCGGGTGACGAAGTGATTATCCCCGCCCCGTACTGGGTCACGTATCCGGAACTTGTGAAGTGGCTCGGCGGTACGCCGGTGTTTGTTGAAGCCGGCATTGAAAAGAACTTCAAGATTGATGCCGAAGATTTGCGCAAGGCTTGCACGCCGCGCACGAAGGCAATTCTCTTGAACAATCCGTGCAACCCGACTGGCGCCGTTTACAGCAAGAGAGAACTTGAAGCATTGGCAAAGGAAATTGTAGCACAGGACATCTACTGCATCTCGGACGAAGTTTACGAATACTTTGTCTACGATACTGAGTTTACGAGCGCAGCAGTATTCCCCGGCATGGCAGAACGTACAATTGTGATTAACGGCTTTTCGAAGTCTCACTGCATGACCGGCTGGAGAATCGGTTACGATGCCGCCCCCGCCCCGATTGCAAAAATCATCGGAAAAATCCAGGGACAGGCCACGCACCACCCGAGCAATGTCGCACAGTACGCCGCACTCGGCGCTCTGAACATGGACAAGAGCAATGTTCATGCCATGCAGGCAGCCTTCCGCAAGCGCAGAGCCTACATGCTTGAACGCACTTCGTTCCTCTCGACCAAGCCGCGCGCACCCGAAGGCGCATTCTACCTTTTTGCACCGGTGAGCGATTACTACGGGAAAAAGACTCCGGACGGCAAGGTGATTGCAGGCTCGATTGATTTTTGCAGCGCACTTTTGGAAAGCAAGGGACTTGCGATTGTGCCAGGCGCCGCCTTTGGCGACGACACATGCGTTAGATTCTCGTACGCCGCAAGCGATGAAAATCTTGCGAAGGCTTGCGACCGCTTTGAAGCATTCGTGAAAGAACTCTCGTAA
- a CDS encoding ATP-binding cassette domain-containing protein, producing MFPFRLVNPDPSKPFTIGRKSDNVLQFDNLMVSRYHAVLNFTDGKWILQSLTQNSITMLNGKDVTTAVINDGDVILIGPRQLRATLRGADLTLLIMERETESDMQTVTLSTEWREIEIPGIGKARASKNARENRAEIKFAKAIVDESGKRTRTITIASGDASRFESAVVGFRNNDLLIEAQNSGFDVFAQNVNVFAGKKQLLKGIDFELPAGEILAIIGRSGQGKSSLLKMIQGINSCDKQSIVRIGGVDYRKNEIRRRIAILPQDPPLRPELTVEETILDGARSSMDVRNFKQDALARLEKFCELFGLSGRKHNLVKTLSGGEMRRVALARELMGNPGLVILDEPLSGLDPYNSRILCTHLKQLAFLGHTIILTTHSYEALQIANKVLVLHQGEEAFFGTVQAAYAHFNTNDPQALLTSITQSKAAEFHESYKHEQKVRDSKYYFERTKLPHNFAYTVRITAKQWFRDKGRIAALFVQPAIIGFLLSQIFSDQSSLWTVAFAIILCANWFALSLSIREIVQEKDILRDKFRRGVSAISTLTAKCTLPIIFTMMQTAIVYAFISTRITPHPQIALIACVFACIAVPATTVGLFTSTLAKNTSQANAFLPLLIIPQVALAGALVPLDQMQPIGRALSSVIWSRYNQASLLNILLERKDDIFNTIFAIAIALSFYIVTAILLHKLKKPR from the coding sequence ATGTTCCCATTCCGCCTCGTCAATCCAGACCCATCGAAACCGTTTACCATCGGGCGCAAATCGGATAACGTTTTGCAATTCGACAACCTGATGGTTTCGAGGTATCATGCGGTTCTGAATTTTACGGACGGCAAATGGATTTTGCAAAGCTTGACCCAGAACAGTATCACGATGCTGAACGGGAAAGACGTGACGACCGCCGTGATAAACGATGGCGACGTGATACTCATTGGGCCGAGGCAGTTGCGAGCGACACTCCGTGGCGCGGATTTGACGCTTTTGATTATGGAGCGCGAAACGGAAAGCGATATGCAGACCGTAACGCTTTCAACGGAATGGAGAGAAATTGAAATTCCTGGAATCGGGAAAGCACGCGCTTCTAAAAATGCCCGCGAAAATCGCGCCGAAATCAAGTTTGCGAAAGCGATTGTAGACGAGAGCGGCAAACGCACACGCACGATTACGATTGCAAGCGGTGACGCCAGCCGTTTTGAATCAGCCGTGGTCGGGTTCCGCAACAATGATTTACTGATTGAAGCGCAAAATTCGGGTTTTGACGTTTTCGCGCAAAACGTGAATGTTTTCGCAGGCAAAAAGCAATTACTGAAAGGGATTGATTTTGAACTCCCCGCCGGCGAAATTCTTGCAATTATCGGGCGATCCGGACAAGGCAAGTCTTCGCTTCTGAAGATGATTCAAGGCATAAACAGTTGCGACAAGCAGAGCATTGTGCGCATCGGCGGTGTCGATTACCGCAAAAACGAGATTCGCAGACGCATCGCGATATTGCCGCAAGACCCGCCGCTCCGCCCGGAGCTGACCGTCGAGGAAACCATTCTCGACGGAGCGCGTTCGTCAATGGACGTGCGAAACTTCAAGCAAGATGCTCTTGCGCGACTCGAAAAGTTCTGCGAACTTTTCGGGCTGAGCGGACGCAAGCATAACCTCGTGAAGACGCTCAGCGGCGGCGAAATGCGCCGCGTCGCGCTCGCACGCGAGCTCATGGGCAATCCGGGCCTCGTGATTCTCGACGAACCGCTCTCGGGTCTTGATCCGTACAATTCAAGAATCCTTTGCACGCACTTGAAGCAGCTAGCGTTCCTCGGTCATACGATTATCCTCACGACTCACAGCTACGAAGCGTTGCAGATTGCAAATAAAGTTCTCGTACTGCACCAGGGCGAAGAAGCGTTCTTCGGGACTGTTCAGGCCGCATACGCGCACTTCAACACGAACGACCCGCAAGCGCTCCTCACGAGCATCACACAAAGCAAGGCTGCGGAATTTCACGAGAGCTACAAGCACGAGCAAAAAGTGCGCGACAGCAAATATTACTTTGAACGCACCAAGCTCCCCCACAATTTCGCCTACACTGTGCGCATCACCGCCAAGCAGTGGTTCCGCGACAAAGGCCGCATTGCAGCGCTTTTTGTGCAACCCGCGATTATCGGATTTTTGCTCTCGCAAATATTCTCCGATCAAAGTTCACTCTGGACCGTCGCCTTTGCGATTATCCTTTGTGCAAACTGGTTTGCGCTCTCGCTTTCTATCCGTGAAATCGTGCAGGAGAAAGACATTCTCCGCGACAAGTTCCGCCGAGGCGTTTCTGCAATCTCGACGCTAACCGCCAAATGCACGCTCCCCATCATTTTCACGATGATGCAGACGGCAATCGTCTATGCGTTTATCAGTACCCGCATTACCCCCCACCCCCAAATTGCGCTTATCGCCTGCGTTTTCGCCTGCATCGCGGTCCCCGCAACCACCGTCGGGCTTTTCACGAGTACACTCGCCAAGAACACGAGCCAGGCAAATGCCTTCTTGCCGCTCCTCATCATCCCGCAAGTCGCCCTCGCCGGAGCCCTCGTGCCGCTTGACCAAATGCAGCCCATTGGCCGCGCGCTTTCGAGCGTCATCTGGTCGCGCTACAACCAAGCTTCGCTCCTCAACATTTTGCTAGAACGAAAAGACGACATTTTCAACACGATTTTCGCCATCGCGATCGCGCTTAGTTTCTATATTGTAACTGCAATTTTACTACACAAATTAAAGAAGCCAAGATGA